Proteins encoded within one genomic window of Candidatus Kryptoniota bacterium:
- the dtd gene encoding D-aminoacyl-tRNA deacylase, translated as MKAVVQRVSRSEIRIKGKTHCRIAGGLLILLGVHESDTPDDAKSLAEKCAGLRIFEDNEGKMNLSVKDVDGSAMVVSQFTLYGDTRRGNRPNFMQAARPEPANQLYQKFVERLGGALGNGKVVTGVFREMMEVELVNDGPVTIIMETKEHD; from the coding sequence ATGAAGGCCGTCGTGCAGCGCGTTAGCCGGTCCGAGATCAGGATAAAAGGGAAGACGCACTGCCGGATCGCCGGCGGGCTCTTGATTTTGCTCGGCGTCCACGAGTCCGATACTCCGGACGATGCCAAATCGCTCGCGGAAAAATGCGCCGGTCTAAGAATATTCGAAGACAACGAAGGAAAAATGAATCTTTCCGTGAAAGATGTGGACGGTTCCGCCATGGTCGTTTCTCAATTTACTTTGTACGGAGACACGCGAAGAGGTAACCGACCGAACTTCATGCAGGCTGCCAGACCGGAGCCGGCCAATCAACTTTACCAGAAATTTGTGGAGCGACTCGGGGGCGCTCTCGGCAACGGAAAAGTGGTGACCGGAGTCTTCCGGGAGATGATGGAAGTAGAACTCGTTAATGATGGTCCTGTTACAATAATAATGGAGACGAAGGAACATGATTAA
- the kdsB gene encoding 3-deoxy-manno-octulosonate cytidylyltransferase — protein MAARSPRIIAFIPARYASTRFPGKPLALIDGSPMIQHVYERVSSARKVKEVYVATDDKRIADAVEGFGGKYIMTPPALGSGTDRCAFAARKIKADVVVNVQGDEPVISPKTIDAAISILLKSPDCDASTAAFPISDHDTLFSENAVKVVLNRGGDALYFTRAVVPFLRGVNSNHYLEHPHFLKHLGIYVYRNAFLQKLTKMKQTPLEAAEKLEQLRILENGYRIKVAIVDEDSISVDVPSDVIAVEKYLSDGSIGPDSTSKNKRSSLG, from the coding sequence ATGGCTGCCCGCTCACCCAGAATCATCGCCTTCATTCCCGCCCGGTATGCTTCCACCCGGTTCCCCGGCAAGCCGCTCGCACTTATCGACGGATCGCCGATGATCCAACACGTGTATGAACGTGTAAGTTCGGCGAGGAAAGTCAAAGAAGTATATGTCGCGACGGACGACAAGAGAATTGCGGACGCGGTTGAAGGCTTCGGCGGAAAATACATTATGACTCCACCTGCACTTGGAAGTGGAACCGACAGGTGCGCATTCGCTGCAAGAAAAATAAAAGCCGATGTGGTCGTGAACGTGCAGGGAGACGAACCCGTCATCTCGCCTAAGACAATTGACGCGGCAATTTCAATTCTCCTGAAATCTCCGGATTGTGACGCGTCTACGGCCGCATTCCCTATTTCAGATCACGATACACTTTTCTCCGAAAACGCGGTGAAAGTAGTGTTGAACCGGGGAGGTGACGCGCTCTATTTCACCCGGGCTGTGGTTCCTTTCCTGCGCGGCGTAAACTCCAATCATTACCTGGAACACCCCCATTTTCTCAAACATCTCGGAATTTATGTTTACAGGAACGCTTTCCTACAAAAGCTCACAAAGATGAAACAAACGCCTCTCGAGGCAGCGGAGAAACTCGAGCAACTCAGGATTCTCGAAAACGGTTATCGAATAAAAGTCGCGATCGTGGACGAAGACTCGATCTCTGTCGACGTCCCGTCAGACGTGATCGCGGTTGAAAAGTATCTGTCCGATGGGTCGATCGGACCGGACTCAACCTCAAAGAATAAGAGGAGCAGCCTTGGCTAA
- a CDS encoding M48 family metallopeptidase produces the protein MQSGTNFANRFFPAFTRHLSPDESDPSGTYLRKRISLSIFSLTFTIIYLALLAFTGLKSSFVHLAALSTNLYLSFLIFAFSIELFFSIVKFPFDYYADFLLEHKFHLSNQTFSRWITRKLKGALVGSILGVVVLVVFYFLLTTFPGTWWMLFAAFFFLFQVVVAQLFPSLILPLFYKLKPLQDEQLTTKLESLVHRFGYAMSGVYSFDLSRETRKANAGLTGLGRSRKIIISDTLLEDFSHEEIEVVLAHELGHLVKHHMMKGIAVSGITSVIGFFVMAQIYSIYTTSNMLAPIALSAILFLALILAVFGVFALPAGNYFSRKLEREADQFALESTGMVSQFTSSMRKLGRLNLTPENPPVWIEKIFFSHPSIGARIRTAENMK, from the coding sequence GTGCAAAGCGGAACGAATTTCGCGAACCGTTTCTTTCCAGCCTTTACACGCCATCTATCCCCTGACGAGTCCGATCCATCAGGAACTTATCTCCGAAAAAGAATCTCTCTATCGATCTTCAGCCTTACGTTTACAATTATATATCTGGCGCTTCTCGCGTTCACCGGACTGAAATCGTCGTTCGTTCACCTCGCGGCGTTATCGACTAACCTGTACTTAAGTTTTCTGATTTTTGCATTCTCAATAGAATTATTTTTCTCGATCGTAAAATTTCCATTCGACTATTACGCGGATTTCCTCCTCGAACACAAATTCCATCTTTCGAACCAGACTTTCAGCAGGTGGATCACCAGGAAACTCAAGGGCGCTTTAGTGGGAAGCATTCTCGGTGTCGTGGTCCTGGTAGTGTTTTATTTCTTACTCACCACGTTTCCTGGGACGTGGTGGATGCTCTTCGCGGCGTTCTTCTTCCTGTTCCAGGTAGTGGTTGCTCAGCTTTTCCCATCGCTCATACTTCCCCTCTTTTATAAACTGAAGCCGCTCCAAGACGAACAGCTTACCACGAAACTTGAATCGTTGGTTCACAGGTTCGGGTATGCCATGAGCGGGGTCTACTCATTCGACCTCAGCCGCGAAACGAGAAAAGCGAATGCGGGCCTTACCGGACTCGGAAGGTCGAGGAAAATTATCATTAGTGACACCCTGCTCGAGGATTTTTCGCATGAAGAAATAGAGGTAGTACTGGCACATGAGCTCGGACATCTGGTCAAGCATCACATGATGAAAGGTATAGCCGTCAGCGGAATTACGAGCGTGATCGGATTCTTCGTGATGGCACAGATCTACTCAATTTATACCACTAGCAACATGCTCGCTCCGATCGCACTTTCTGCAATCCTATTTCTGGCTCTGATCCTTGCTGTTTTTGGCGTATTTGCCTTGCCGGCAGGCAACTATTTTTCGAGGAAACTCGAGCGAGAGGCGGATCAATTCGCACTCGAGTCCACCGGGATGGTGTCCCAGTTCACGAGCTCGATGAGAAAGCTCGGGAGACTCAACCTGACGCCGGAGAATCCGCCGGTGTGGATCGAGAAGATATTTTTCAGTCATCCATCCATCGGCGCACGGATCCGCACCGCGGAGAATATGAAATGA
- the gatC gene encoding Asp-tRNA(Asn)/Glu-tRNA(Gln) amidotransferase subunit GatC — MAVTIKDVEHIAKLAKLSFTEDEKSKFTEQFNEILAFVEKLKELDTSNVEPLSHVIELQNVFREDAVKPSLTTDEALKNAPAKNDKFFKVPKVIDK, encoded by the coding sequence ATGGCAGTAACAATCAAAGACGTCGAACATATTGCGAAGCTCGCCAAGCTTAGTTTCACAGAAGACGAGAAATCGAAATTCACAGAGCAGTTTAATGAGATCCTCGCCTTCGTTGAGAAGCTGAAAGAGCTGGACACATCAAATGTTGAGCCCTTGTCGCATGTAATCGAGTTGCAAAATGTTTTCAGGGAAGATGCAGTCAAACCATCCCTCACGACCGATGAAGCTCTCAAGAACGCGCCGGCAAAGAACGATAAGTTTTTCAAGGTGCCGAAGGTGATCGACAAATAG
- the gcvT gene encoding glycine cleavage system aminomethyltransferase GcvT has product MKKTPFNEIHKGLGAKMVEFAGFEMPVQYSSIVSEHNCVREKVGVFDVSHMGEFFVHGKDAQKFLQQNTLNDVSKLTPGKAQYTALVNEGGYLLDDLIVYRLADPDCSHMIVANAANVDKDFKAFSSRVSGDAKLEDASDRTALLSVQGPASVSTLQKLTSVDLASIQYYHFVEGKIAGIQSMISRTGYTGEIGFEIFFTVDGTNSDKMWNSIFEAGKEFGIMPIGLGARDTLRLEMGYCLYGNDIDETTNPIEAGLGWITKIDKGEFVGRDAILKAKQNISRRLVGFRMEIEDPVRGKSAIPRHGYEIHTESGKIGGVTSGTFSPSLERGIGMGYVQIKHAAENSEILVDIRGKKARAQVVKLPFVPKKN; this is encoded by the coding sequence ATGAAGAAGACTCCTTTTAACGAAATCCACAAGGGATTAGGTGCGAAGATGGTCGAGTTCGCCGGGTTCGAAATGCCGGTCCAGTACTCGAGCATCGTCAGCGAACATAACTGCGTTCGCGAGAAGGTCGGCGTGTTCGATGTCTCCCACATGGGTGAGTTCTTCGTACACGGAAAGGACGCTCAGAAATTTCTCCAACAAAACACTTTGAATGATGTAAGCAAACTGACGCCGGGAAAAGCACAGTACACCGCACTCGTAAACGAAGGAGGATATCTCCTCGACGACCTGATAGTATACCGACTTGCCGATCCCGATTGCAGTCACATGATCGTTGCGAACGCGGCGAACGTTGACAAGGATTTCAAAGCTTTCTCGTCGCGCGTCTCAGGTGATGCGAAGCTCGAGGACGCGAGCGACCGTACCGCGCTTTTGTCGGTTCAGGGACCCGCATCCGTTTCGACGTTGCAGAAACTTACAAGCGTCGATCTCGCATCGATTCAATATTATCATTTTGTCGAGGGAAAGATCGCAGGCATACAGTCTATGATTTCACGAACGGGTTATACAGGCGAAATCGGATTTGAAATATTCTTCACGGTTGACGGAACAAATTCAGATAAGATGTGGAATTCGATTTTCGAAGCGGGGAAAGAATTCGGAATCATGCCGATCGGGCTGGGCGCGAGAGATACGTTAAGGCTTGAGATGGGCTATTGTCTTTACGGAAACGACATAGACGAAACGACTAACCCCATTGAAGCCGGTTTAGGTTGGATCACCAAAATCGACAAAGGTGAATTCGTCGGTAGAGATGCAATATTAAAAGCAAAGCAGAACATTTCTCGCAGGCTGGTGGGATTTAGAATGGAAATCGAAGATCCCGTCCGCGGTAAGAGCGCCATTCCCCGCCACGGCTACGAGATCCACACGGAGAGCGGAAAAATCGGCGGCGTTACGAGCGGAACATTCTCACCAAGCCTGGAACGCGGTATTGGAATGGGATACGTTCAAATAAAACACGCGGCGGAAAACAGCGAGATACTCGTCGATATTCGCGGCAAGAAGGCCCGGGCGCAAGTCGTAAAGCTGCCATTTGTGCCAAAGAAAAACTGA
- a CDS encoding four helix bundle protein: MKDFKELKVWQKAHEVTLSLYKISESFPKEEAFGLTSQIKRAAVSVPANIAEGCGKDSSAELARFMQISAGSTSELEYHVLLAHDLGFIDSKTHQELSSRIIEVRKMLYAFLKKLKSES; encoded by the coding sequence ATGAAGGATTTTAAAGAACTGAAAGTCTGGCAAAAAGCGCATGAGGTGACGTTGAGCTTGTACAAAATTTCCGAATCATTTCCGAAGGAGGAAGCCTTTGGACTTACCAGCCAGATCAAGCGAGCGGCGGTATCTGTGCCTGCAAATATCGCAGAAGGTTGCGGAAAGGACAGCAGTGCCGAGCTGGCGCGTTTTATGCAAATATCCGCCGGCTCAACGAGCGAGTTGGAGTATCACGTCCTCCTCGCCCACGATCTTGGTTTTATAGACTCTAAAACACACCAGGAATTATCATCGAGGATAATCGAAGTAAGAAAGATGCTGTACGCATTTTTGAAGAAGCTGAAATCTGAAAGCTGA
- a CDS encoding NAD(+)/NADH kinase: MKKKFIPSKNLTIGILGNTDKPSTFDTAYELTKILQERGIRFVLQEEITRELEKRFGHNANYKSASSFDVAKESDVIVSLGGDGTILRTARTAGEIGKPILGVNLGKLGFLAELNFSELRDSIDELLKGDFNLEERTVLKATFREESKTSTFYALNDIVVDKAGSPRMIDLETYVDSEYLITYRADGIVLSTPTGSTGYCLSTGGPIITPESRVIAISPISPHTLSARPVIVPDTSEIRIAVRAAFKKVMISADGQSSSLLSAPAEFNISIAPHRINLLRKRRNGFFGLLRSKLMWGVDIRSEEHE; the protein is encoded by the coding sequence ATGAAAAAGAAATTCATTCCATCGAAAAATCTCACGATCGGTATTCTCGGTAACACCGATAAGCCGTCAACTTTCGATACCGCCTACGAGTTGACGAAAATACTCCAGGAACGCGGAATCAGATTCGTTCTTCAGGAAGAGATAACGCGCGAACTGGAGAAGCGGTTCGGTCATAATGCCAATTACAAGAGTGCCTCGTCGTTTGATGTCGCGAAGGAATCCGATGTAATCGTGTCGCTCGGCGGGGACGGCACGATACTGCGAACCGCGAGGACGGCCGGTGAAATCGGGAAACCGATACTTGGCGTCAACCTGGGCAAGCTCGGGTTCCTAGCGGAGCTGAACTTCAGCGAACTGCGAGACAGCATTGACGAACTTCTCAAGGGTGACTTCAATCTTGAAGAAAGAACGGTGTTGAAAGCTACGTTCCGCGAGGAATCAAAGACGTCGACATTCTATGCGCTTAACGATATAGTGGTTGATAAAGCCGGATCGCCGAGGATGATCGATCTCGAAACGTACGTCGACTCCGAATACCTGATAACATACAGGGCAGACGGGATCGTGCTAAGCACGCCGACAGGATCTACCGGTTATTGTCTCTCGACCGGCGGCCCGATCATCACGCCTGAGAGCCGCGTAATAGCTATCAGTCCGATTTCACCTCACACGTTGTCGGCTCGTCCGGTGATTGTGCCCGATACGTCTGAGATCAGGATTGCCGTGCGGGCTGCGTTCAAGAAGGTCATGATCTCGGCAGACGGGCAATCGTCCAGCCTTCTTTCGGCGCCGGCCGAATTTAATATTTCGATCGCGCCGCATCGTATAAATCTTTTGAGAAAAAGGAGGAACGGATTTTTCGGTTTGCTCAGGTCAAAACTGATGTGGGGCGTTGACATAAGATCGGAGGAACACGAATGA
- the prmC gene encoding peptide chain release factor N(5)-glutamine methyltransferase yields the protein MAVEEKTWTIIEMIRWGTEYLGSRGFDEARLNMELLLSAALGMKRFDLYVKHDQPLKKSELDILRPLLKRRLAHEPIQYILGSTNFYSIELKVDSRALIPRPETEILADTVISHCKSLQAGGDKVRVLDIGTGSGCIAIAIAKFVPDSEVTAIDSSRDALGLAGENASGSGTSERIVFRELDFLNVKADSFDKEFDVIVSNPPYVSVSEFKTLDEQIKNYEPVKAVSDNGDGFTFFRKIASMARSLLKNGGMVFVETSYGQSGKVCEIFSEHGGRDLIVKKDLSNIDRVVGARFFK from the coding sequence ATGGCTGTTGAAGAGAAGACCTGGACAATAATCGAGATGATAAGATGGGGGACGGAGTATTTAGGCTCGCGCGGATTCGACGAGGCCCGGCTGAACATGGAGCTCCTGCTTTCCGCCGCACTCGGGATGAAACGGTTTGATCTGTATGTCAAGCACGATCAGCCTTTGAAGAAATCCGAGCTCGATATACTCAGGCCGCTTCTCAAGAGGCGGCTTGCACATGAGCCTATCCAATACATCCTCGGGAGCACGAATTTTTATTCCATCGAGCTGAAAGTGGACAGTCGCGCGCTTATTCCGCGTCCTGAAACCGAAATCCTTGCCGATACTGTCATAAGTCACTGCAAATCGCTTCAAGCCGGAGGAGACAAAGTGCGCGTCCTTGACATAGGCACCGGGTCAGGGTGCATTGCCATTGCGATTGCAAAGTTCGTTCCCGATTCGGAGGTCACCGCGATCGATAGCAGTCGCGATGCTCTTGGTCTCGCGGGAGAGAACGCTTCGGGATCCGGGACCTCGGAAAGGATTGTTTTTCGTGAACTCGATTTCCTCAACGTGAAAGCAGATTCATTCGACAAGGAATTCGATGTAATCGTATCAAATCCGCCTTACGTTTCCGTAAGTGAGTTTAAGACGCTGGATGAACAGATAAAGAACTACGAACCGGTCAAAGCGGTCAGCGATAACGGAGACGGGTTCACCTTCTTCAGGAAAATTGCTTCCATGGCGAGATCCCTGCTGAAGAACGGCGGCATGGTTTTCGTTGAAACCTCGTACGGACAATCAGGGAAGGTCTGCGAAATCTTTTCTGAGCATGGCGGGCGAGATTTGATTGTAAAGAAGGACCTTTCTAACATTGACAGAGTTGTCGGCGCGAGGTTTTTCAAATGA
- the fsa gene encoding fructose-6-phosphate aldolase has translation MKFFIDTANLDEIKEASELGVLDGVTTNPSLVAKEKYDISFKDLIKEICKIVPGPVSAEVVSTDVDGMMNEGRELAKIANNVVVKIPLIKDGLKAVKKLKAEGIKTNVTLCFSPNQALLAAKAGASFISPFIGRLDDISYEGMELIEQIVTIYGNYSYDTEVLVASVRHPMHVVQAAMIGADIVTMPFKVIDQLIKHPLTDIGLQKFLADWKKTNTK, from the coding sequence ATGAAATTTTTCATAGACACCGCAAACCTTGATGAGATAAAGGAAGCTTCAGAGTTAGGTGTGCTCGACGGAGTCACCACTAATCCGAGTTTGGTTGCGAAAGAGAAATACGACATTAGTTTCAAAGATCTAATAAAAGAAATCTGCAAAATTGTCCCCGGCCCGGTCAGCGCGGAGGTCGTATCGACGGACGTCGACGGAATGATGAACGAAGGCCGGGAGCTCGCGAAGATAGCAAACAATGTTGTCGTGAAGATTCCCCTGATTAAGGACGGGCTGAAGGCCGTTAAGAAGTTGAAGGCAGAAGGAATCAAGACCAATGTCACTCTTTGCTTTTCTCCCAACCAGGCGCTTCTTGCAGCGAAAGCGGGCGCGTCGTTTATCAGCCCATTTATCGGAAGGTTGGACGATATAAGCTACGAAGGCATGGAATTGATCGAACAGATTGTCACCATTTACGGAAACTATAGCTATGATACGGAAGTCCTCGTCGCCAGCGTCCGCCATCCGATGCACGTGGTCCAGGCGGCGATGATCGGCGCCGATATCGTCACGATGCCTTTCAAAGTGATCGACCAGCTCATAAAACATCCTCTGACGGACATCGGACTTCAGAAGTTTCTCGCGGATTGGAAAAAGACAAACACAAAATGA
- a CDS encoding Gfo/Idh/MocA family oxidoreductase, with protein MTIKLGIIGTGIAAHDLHLPALEKLKDKFEIVCVCNHTEPKAKEFSALVGGVPYFLDYRDLLKNREVEAVDIVLPIELNLQVTRDSLDAGKHVIVEKPIAPNLQDADTMSSFPGKYDRVMMVAENYRYNPVFKKIKSLTEDGTIGEPYSVFWDQFTVTDTDNKYAKTQWRINHKYPGGFVTDAGIHNIAVFRDLFGEIEKGIAFTRSVNPAIGRMDSMSFQFAFGSGVNGVFNMYFSAQGLNENRLMILGTTGTIVAEGNKIVLKRQGKTDVVESIETDRGYGGQFVDFHDCVVHGKKPLSSFEKACKDFRAMVKALDSARKWESGALDFPKG; from the coding sequence ATGACTATCAAGCTTGGTATTATCGGTACGGGTATCGCCGCGCACGACCTGCACCTTCCGGCACTGGAAAAGCTAAAAGACAAATTTGAAATAGTCTGCGTTTGCAACCACACCGAACCAAAAGCCAAGGAGTTTTCGGCACTCGTGGGCGGAGTACCATACTTTCTGGACTACCGTGATCTCCTGAAGAACCGCGAGGTGGAAGCTGTGGATATTGTTCTCCCGATCGAGCTGAATCTGCAGGTGACAAGAGATTCGCTCGACGCCGGAAAACATGTCATAGTGGAAAAACCGATCGCGCCAAACCTCCAGGACGCCGATACAATGTCGAGCTTTCCGGGCAAATATGACCGTGTAATGATGGTCGCGGAAAATTACCGGTATAATCCGGTCTTCAAGAAAATCAAGTCGTTGACCGAGGACGGCACAATCGGTGAACCGTATTCGGTTTTCTGGGATCAGTTCACAGTCACCGATACGGATAACAAATACGCGAAAACGCAATGGAGAATCAATCATAAATATCCGGGCGGGTTCGTGACCGATGCCGGGATCCACAACATCGCTGTGTTCCGCGACCTCTTCGGAGAAATCGAGAAAGGGATCGCGTTCACGAGAAGTGTCAATCCCGCTATCGGTCGAATGGACTCCATGTCTTTCCAATTTGCGTTCGGCAGCGGCGTGAACGGCGTGTTCAACATGTATTTCAGCGCGCAGGGTTTAAACGAGAACCGGTTGATGATTCTCGGCACCACAGGAACGATTGTCGCCGAGGGAAACAAAATTGTATTGAAGCGGCAGGGGAAAACAGATGTGGTAGAAAGTATTGAGACCGACAGGGGTTATGGCGGGCAATTTGTTGATTTCCACGATTGCGTTGTCCACGGGAAGAAACCGCTGAGCAGTTTCGAGAAAGCGTGCAAGGACTTTCGCGCGATGGTCAAAGCGCTGGATTCCGCGCGTAAATGGGAATCGGGTGCCCTCGATTTTCCGAAGGGGTAA
- a CDS encoding CTP synthase: MAKRNIKYIFVTGGVVSSLGKGIAAASLGLLLKSRGLSVAMQKFDPYINVDAGTMNPFQHGEVYVTDDGAETDLDLGHYERFLDITTTRASNTTTGQVYYEVISKERRGDYLGACVQVVPHVTDEIKRRFSAPYENGNYDVVITEIGGTVGDIEGLPFLEAMRQFMLKIGRKNAINIHVTLVPYIEAAGEIKTKPTQHSVKNLLEIGVQPEILICRTSRRITREAKEKIAMFTNIEADSVIEGRDVETIYEVPLIFRKQRLDQIVLDKLGLQAREPDLTPWETLVERIKNPKHSVKIGICGKYTELMDAYKSIREAFIHAGAENDAKVELKWIAAEQVEKEGAQAHLSGMDGLLVPGGFGERGIEGMIMAIKYARESKLPFFGICLGMQTAIIEFARNVVGWKDANSTEFKKTAHNVIDIMPGQKNVKEKGGTMRVGAYICMLQKGSRAFDAYGTEVISERHRHRFEVNNKFRRKIAESGMRFSGLSPDGELVEMSELPDHPWFVGCQFHPELKSRATKAHPLFREFVRASLEGKLKD; this comes from the coding sequence TTGGCTAAACGGAATATCAAATATATTTTTGTGACGGGTGGCGTGGTATCGTCGCTCGGAAAAGGAATCGCAGCGGCATCTCTCGGACTATTGCTAAAGTCAAGAGGCCTCAGCGTCGCGATGCAGAAGTTCGACCCGTACATAAACGTGGACGCCGGAACGATGAACCCTTTTCAACACGGCGAAGTCTACGTTACCGACGACGGGGCCGAGACAGATCTGGACCTCGGCCATTATGAGCGATTCCTTGACATTACTACGACCCGCGCGAGTAACACTACAACCGGTCAGGTCTACTATGAAGTCATTTCGAAGGAGCGACGCGGCGACTACCTTGGAGCGTGCGTCCAGGTTGTCCCGCATGTTACGGACGAGATCAAAAGAAGATTTTCTGCACCTTACGAAAACGGGAATTACGACGTTGTCATTACCGAGATCGGCGGCACAGTTGGCGATATAGAGGGCCTCCCGTTTCTCGAGGCAATGAGACAATTCATGCTTAAGATCGGGAGAAAGAACGCGATCAACATTCACGTTACGCTTGTCCCCTATATCGAGGCCGCCGGCGAGATAAAGACGAAACCGACACAACACAGCGTGAAGAATCTGCTCGAGATAGGGGTACAGCCGGAAATCCTGATATGCAGGACATCCAGAAGGATTACAAGGGAAGCGAAGGAAAAGATCGCGATGTTCACGAACATCGAGGCGGATTCTGTGATCGAGGGGCGCGACGTCGAGACAATATACGAGGTGCCTCTGATTTTCCGGAAGCAGCGCCTGGACCAGATTGTTCTCGACAAACTCGGACTACAGGCAAGAGAGCCCGATTTGACGCCATGGGAGACGCTCGTCGAACGTATCAAGAACCCGAAACACTCCGTCAAGATCGGCATCTGCGGAAAGTACACCGAACTCATGGACGCATACAAGAGTATCCGCGAAGCTTTCATTCACGCCGGCGCCGAGAACGACGCGAAGGTTGAACTCAAGTGGATTGCGGCAGAGCAGGTCGAAAAAGAAGGCGCCCAGGCTCACCTCTCGGGTATGGACGGGCTCCTGGTGCCGGGCGGATTCGGTGAGCGGGGAATCGAAGGAATGATAATGGCGATAAAGTACGCGAGGGAAAGCAAGCTTCCCTTTTTCGGGATATGCCTCGGCATGCAAACCGCCATCATTGAATTTGCCCGTAATGTGGTGGGCTGGAAGGACGCGAACTCCACAGAATTCAAGAAGACCGCACACAACGTCATCGACATAATGCCCGGTCAGAAGAACGTAAAGGAAAAAGGCGGGACGATGAGAGTCGGCGCTTACATCTGCATGCTGCAGAAGGGATCGCGTGCGTTCGACGCTTACGGGACAGAGGTTATCAGCGAGCGCCATCGGCACAGGTTCGAAGTGAATAACAAGTTCAGGAGGAAAATTGCCGAGTCGGGAATGAGATTCAGCGGGTTGTCGCCGGACGGAGAACTCGTCGAGATGTCGGAGCTTCCTGATCATCCGTGGTTCGTCGGCTGTCAGTTTCATCCCGAACTAAAATCGCGCGCGACGAAAGCACATCCGCTGTTCAGGGAATTCGTGCGCGCCTCACTTGAGGGCAAATTGAAAGACTGA
- a CDS encoding lysophospholipid acyltransferase family protein, with protein MRFFLGAITAGVLTIVFSAFYLLTIPFDKKNRSFSFFAYHWSNTVLKVAGIKVRTIGREIIDISKPYVYVSNHASMFDITAVVVGVNRYVRFLVKKELGRVPLFGWATGRAHIMVDRKSGPEAVKSLKKIAERISLGESAILFAEGTRTRDGKLQPFKRGAFVLAIEAGVPVVPLTILGSYEIMKRGSVGLRKGEIIIVVDPPIDVTPYRDKQGSIELMNRVHGIIERNYTAKEPAAQMAVSLH; from the coding sequence ATGAGATTTTTCCTCGGCGCGATAACCGCAGGCGTTCTGACGATCGTGTTCTCCGCGTTTTACCTCCTTACGATCCCGTTCGACAAGAAGAACAGGAGCTTCTCGTTTTTCGCCTACCATTGGTCGAACACGGTGTTGAAAGTGGCGGGAATCAAGGTGCGGACGATCGGCAGGGAAATCATCGACATTTCGAAACCATACGTCTACGTGTCGAATCACGCAAGCATGTTCGACATAACGGCGGTCGTAGTGGGAGTAAACAGGTACGTCAGGTTTCTCGTGAAGAAAGAGCTCGGAAGAGTCCCATTATTCGGATGGGCAACCGGGCGGGCGCATATCATGGTCGACAGGAAGAGCGGGCCGGAAGCGGTGAAGAGCTTAAAAAAAATAGCCGAGAGGATATCGCTCGGCGAAAGCGCGATCCTGTTTGCCGAAGGGACGCGCACACGCGACGGGAAGCTGCAGCCATTCAAGCGCGGAGCATTTGTCCTCGCGATCGAGGCGGGAGTACCAGTAGTCCCCCTGACGATCCTCGGGAGTTACGAAATCATGAAGAGAGGAAGCGTCGGGTTAAGGAAAGGTGAGATAATCATAGTCGTCGATCCGCCGATCGATGTAACGCCGTACCGCGACAAACAGGGTTCTATAGAACTGATGAACAGAGTTCACGGCATAATAGAAAGGAATTACACCGCGAAGGAACCCGCCGCACAGATGGCGGTGTCGCTTCACTGA